CGCTGCTGACGGTGGCACAGCTACGCGGCATCTTCTCGGGCCAGACCACCAACTGGAGCCAACTCAGCGGCCAGAAAAAGCTAGGGGCCATCAATGTGGTGTTTGATGCCAACCGCAGCAGCACCAGCCGCTTCCTGCGCGACACGCTGCTGCACGGCGCGGCGCTGAGTCCGAAAGCCTTCGCGGCGCAATCAAACCCAAAGCTGCTCGACTATGTGGCTACCCACCCCGCAGCCATTGGGGTAGTGGGCGTGAACTGGATTTCGGATTTTGACGACCCTACCGTGCGCGACTACCGGCGGCGCATTCGGGTGGCGAGTATCACGGCCCGCCCTAATCCCAAGCCCAGCGATTATATTCAGCCTTTTCAGGTATACCTGGCCCCGATGACGCCGCAGTTGCTGCGCGACAACCCCGAGCTGCAGCAATACCCGCTGCGGCGCGATATCTACGCTATTAGCCGCGAGGCGCGGGCGGGGCTGGGGTCGGGCTTCGTTTCGTTCGTGGCGGGGCAGAAGGGGCAGCTTATCTTTCAGAAATCGGGGCTGATGCCGGCCAATATGCAGGCCCGCATCGTGACCACTAATAAGCGCCAGTGAACTACCAGGGCCCGACCCGCGTAGTATACCCACGTTACTTTCACCAAAACCTTACCCTTTTTCCCCTTCCGTATGCCTTTTAAGCCTTGGAAACCGCTGCTGCTGACCGCCCTCGCCGTAGGGGCCGGCGCTACGGCCGCCACCGCCCAAAACGTAGCTTCCGCCCAAAAAGCCATTGAGCTGGGTCGCTATAATGAGGCCCGTGCCGACTTGCGCGGTAATACTAGCCCCGAAGCCAATTTTGAGCTGGGCCGCATTTACCAGAAGCGCGACATTGCCGATTCGGCCAGCTACTACTTCAATAAGGCCGCCGGTCCTACCCCCTTTGGGATGATAGCTGAGGGCCGGGCACTGCTCGCTAAAGGCAGTAACGCCGAAGCCGACGCCAAGTTTGACGCCGCCGCCAAAGCCACCAAGAATAAGGATGCCAAGGTGCTGACCATGATTGCGCAGGCCTACGGTGAGTCGGATGTGAAGGACATTACCCGCGCCCTGACCTACGAGAAAGCTGCTGAAGCTGCCAACAAAGGCAAGGACAACCCGGAGTTGATGATTGCCCGTGGCGACATCTACCTGCACTCGGACCAGGGCGGCGGCGAAGCCATGAGCAGCTTTGACCGCGCTACCGCTGCTGATGCCAATAACGCCGAAGCCTACTATAAAAAGGGTGTGCTGAACGTGCGCAGCCGCAACGGAGCCGGCGCGAAGGAAAACCTGGACAAGGCTATTGCGCTCAACCCCAACTATGCGCCGGCTTATAAAGAGCTGGCGGAGATGTATTACTCAGCTGGCCAGTATCCGAAGGCCCTAGAGACTTTTCAGCAGTACCAGACTAAAGCAGAGAAGTCGTCTGACACCGATGCGGAATACGCCTCGTTCTTGTACCTGACTAAGAAGTACCCCGAGTCGTTAGCGGAAATCAACAAGGTACTGGTAGTGGAGCCTAACAACCTGACGATGAATCGCCTAAAGGCTTACACCCTGTACGAAACCAGCGATTATGCTGGCGCTACTACGGCAATGGACCAGTACATGAAAATAGCGCCAGCCGATAAGATTATCCCGGAAGACTATTCATACCAGGCCAAGATTTTACTGAAGTCGGGCCGGAGCGACGAAGCCCTTTCGGTGCTACAAAAGGCTATTTCGCTAACTGCCGACCCGGATAAGAAGGCCGACCTGCAAAATGACCTTGCTACTGCCTACATGGCGAAGAAGGATTATCCGGCGGCTATCAAAATCTACACCGATAAGTTGAAGACGCCGCAAGGCGACCTCACCGACCAATTTCGCTTAGCTAGTGCCTATAATAACAATAAGCAGTACGTGAAGGCCGATAGCGTATACGGCATCATCACCACGGCCAAGCCTACTTACGCGCCGGCTTGGCAGGCTCGGGCCCAGGCCAATTTCTACCAGGATACCGATTCAAAGCAAGGACTGGCTAAGCCTTATTACGAAAAATATATCGAGATAGCCAGTACCGACCCCGAGAAGTATAAGAGCGGTTTGGTTGAGGCAAATAACTACCTAGGGTACTACAACCTGCAAAAGGGTGATAAGCCCACTGCCTCAACGTACTACGAGAAAGTGCTAGCTATCGACCCGACCAACAAGGACGCTACCAACGCGATGAAAATCATCAAAGGTGTACCAGCTCGTAAAGCGACGCCGATTCGCAAGAAATAATGGATTGACTTTCTACAAAGAGGCCCTGCACAGCTTATGCGGGGCCTCTTTCTGCGTTTAGGGGGTAGAGATGCTAGTGGCTCTCGGCCCAGGTTTCCCATTTGGCCAGCGCAGCGGCAAAATCGGCGGGCAGCTCGACTTCAAAGTACTGGTGCGCGCCCGTGGAGGGGTGGGTGAAGCCCAGTGAGCGGGCGTGCAGCGCTTGGCGGGACAGCAGCGCGAAGCAGTTCTCCACAAAAGCCTTGTACGTCCCCGTAGCCTGCCCCGCCCGGATGCGGTCACCCCCATAGGTAGCGTCGCTAAACAGCGGGTGGCCTATATGCTGCATGTGGACCCTAATCTGGTGGGTGCGTCCGGTTTCGAGGCGGCATTCCAGTAGGGTAACGGGGCCATAGCGGCGCAACACGCGGTAGTGCGTCACGGCGGCCTTGCCCTGTTCGCCGTCAGGGTACACCGCCTGCACCTTGCGGTCGCGCAGGCTGCGGCCGATGTGCCCGCGCACGGTACCTTCGTTTTCTTCAAACGCGCCCCACACCAGCGCCAGGTAGCTACGCTCGATGGTATGGTAAAAAAACTGCTGCGAGAGGTGCGTCATAGCCCAGTCCGTCTTACCCACTACCAGCAGGCCAGACGTATCCTTATCGATGCGGTGCACCAGGCCGGGCCGAATCTCGCCGTTACGACCAGTAGGTAGGTTTTCGAGGTGATAGGCGAGGCCGTTGACCAGCGTTCCTTCCCAGTGCCCGTAGGCGGGATGCACTACCAGCCCGGCGGGCTTGTTCACCAGCAGCAGGTCGGCATCCTCGTAGCAAATATCCAGAGGCATTTCCTGCGGAATAACCTTACCCGTGCGCGGCGGCTCGGGCAGCGTGATGGTAATCACATCGGCGGGCCGCACCCGGTAGTTAGGCTTGGTCACGCGGCCGTTCACCTGCACTGCCTCGGCCCGAATGGCATCCTGAATCTTGGTACGCGAGGCGTTAGCCAGCCGGTTGAGCAGAAATTTATCGAGGCGTAACAATTCCTGGCCGCGGTCGGCCACGATGCGATGATGCTCATACAGCTCATCGCCCCCGTCGGTATCGTCCGGCTCCAACTCAGGGTCGGCGGGGGGGTAGGGGGAAGGAGGCAGCATAGCGGAAGAGATTAACAACGCAAAAAAGCCGGAACCTGGGGCTCCGGCTTCTTCAAATTTAAGAGGGGTAGGCGCTTACTTGCGCTTCTTCTGCGGGGCAGCGGGCACCGTAGAGGTAGTTCTTGGCGCTTGGGTGAGCGGCGCAGCCGGTGCGTTGGCGGTCGGCGTGATACCCATTTTCTTCAAAATGATATCAGATACGTCGCCGTCCTTAGGGCCGTGCAGCAGCACTGGGTTGCTACCCGAGTCCGAATTCAGGATGTAGGTATAGCCGTTGTCCGTGGCTACGGCATCAATAGTCTTTTGAATCTTATCCAGCACCGGGCGCAGCAATCCTTGCTGCTTTTGCTGCATCGACTGCTGAGCGCTCTGGCTAAACTCCTGGATACTCTGACCTAGCGTTTGCAGTTCCTTTTCTTTATCAGCCTTGATGACGGGAGTCATCGTCGAAGCGCCCTTCTGGTAGGCTTCCAGCTTGGTTTGGTATTCGCCCTGCTTGCTCTTTACCTGGGCTTCCAGCTGCGTGCCATAAGCTTTCAGGTCCGATTCAATCTGCTTACTTTCGGGCATCTGGCTCAGCACGTATTCCACGCTAGTATAGCCAATTTTAAGGGGAGCCTGGGCCTGGGCGCTCGGAGCGAAAAATGAACCGGCGATTAGCAATGCGGTGGCGAAGGTCAGGTGAAGTTTTTTCACGCGTTTTACGGAGGGAGTCAAGGTTTTGAAAAATTCTGAGTGCAAAGTTAACTATACTAAGGCGTTCGGCCCGGCTTGGCTTTTGTGGCCTTGTCCACTGGCGCTTTAACATCATCGCCCGCGCCCGAATCCGTTTCGAAGGCTGGGTCGGTGCTGGCGGTAGGCGTCTTAGGCGGCATCACCGTTTTCACTGGGCCTTTCGGGCCGGGTTGGTTGCGGGTAGGGCTACCTAGGCCCAGTTCTTCGAGCACAAACTCCGTGTAGTCGTGCGTAGGATTAGCGTAGAGCATGGTCAGGTCGCCGTTGCGGTCAAACATGAAGTCCAATTTACGGAGTTTCACAACTTTCTCCACGGCATCAAAAATCTTGTCCTGCGCGGGCTTGTTCAACTCCACGCGCTTCTTGAAAAGCTGACCCTCGTAACCAAACTGCTTGCTTTCGTAAGCTTTTATTTCCTGCTCTTTTTTGAGAATTTCTTCCTGACGACTCTTTTTCATGGCCTCGGTCAGCACCACTTCCTCCGCTTGGTAGTTACGATAAAGCTTATCGAGGTCTTTTTTCTGGACTTCAATCTCTTTCTGCCAGGTTTCGGTCAGCTTGCTTAGCTCCGTCTGGGCTTGGGCGTATTCCGGCATCTTGCTCATAATGAACTCGGTGTCGATGTAGCCGAATTTCTGCGCCCTGGCCGGGACGAAAGCCCCCAGCAACAGCAGTGCCAGCAGATAACGAGCAACGTGGGTGGTCATAGAAAGAAGCAGATGGGCCGCCGAAACCAGCCTCGGCGGTAGCGGGCACAACGCATCGGCTCAGCTAGTTAGTATCAGCCGCCAGGCAGGGGCAGGCTTTTTGCAAACCGCCCAAGCTAGCTAAAACGTTCAGCTGTCGGCCAGGCACTAGCGAATCTGCTGGCCGATAATGAAGTGGAAGTGGTTGAAATCCTGCGCTGTAGTAGTGCCAGGCGGTGGCACCACCGTATCGAAGGCCCGACCGTAGTCGAAGCCCAGCAGGCCGAATGCTGACATAAAAATGCGCGCCCCGAAGCCCGCCGAGCGATACAGCTTGTAAGGGCTATACTGGCTGTACGTACCCACCGCGTTGCCAGCTTCCGCGAAGCTTAGGATATAGACCGTAGCGGCCGGGTTGAGGCTGACGGGGTAGCGAATTTCGGCCACGTACTTGTTGTAGGCAATGCCGCCGCTCTGGTTGGCTTGCGCCGTAGGGATGGCGTAAGCCCCGTTGGGGTCATCATAGCCGCGTAGGCCGATGTAATCGGTGCCCACCAGAAACGAGCCGCCACCACCGTAGCCCAGGCCCGCACCCCCCATCTTAAAGCGCTCGAACGGTCCTGGGTCACGGTTCTTATTATACGTGCCGATGTAGCCGAAGTGCGCGCGGGTGTTCAGTACCAACTTGCCTACGAGAGGCGTAAACCATGAAGCATCGAACATCCACTTGTGAAACTCGACCCACTCATTGGCGTCAGGATGCGCCCCCTTAAATACTGAGTAGGGCGGCGTCAGGCTCACGCTCAGGCTCAGCGACGAGCCCCGCCGGGTATAGGTCGGGTTGTCGATACTATTGCGAGCCAGCGTGGTATTAAACGTGACGTTATTGGCCGTACCAGTGCTGAAGCCCGGAAACACATTGTAATTTTTTAGATTATACTGGCTGTACGAGAGCGAGTTACTGAGCGAGAAGTAATCGTCGGGCACCCGCAGCTGGCGGCCCAGGCCCACCGTGATGCTATTTGTTTTGAGCGACTGGTTATTGCTAGCATCAAACCGGCTGCCGTAACGCACGATGCTCCGATTCAGGCTCACCGACAGCGACTGCGGCTTGCGCCCGCCCAGCCAAGGCTCCGTGAAGCTGAATGAGTACGCTTGGTATTGAAAACCATTGGCCTGTACGTTCAGGGCCAGGCGCTGGCCATCGCCGGCCGGCACGGGCGTCCAGTTGTGAATGTCGCTGGCTTTACGCAGCGAGAAGTTATTGAATACCAGGCCCACCGTGCCGATAAAGCCCGCGTAGCCACCCCAGCCGCCCGAGAGCGTAATCTGGTCCGAAGGCTTCTCCACCACCGTGTAGTTGATATCTACGGTGCCATCGGCTTGGTTAGGCACGGGGTTAATTCCAATTTTTTCGGGGTCGAAGTAGCCCAGCGTCGCAATCTCGCGCTGCGAGCGGATGAGCAGTTCGCGGTTAAACTTGTCGCCGGGTAGCGTGCGTAGCGTGCGGCGCAGCACGTGGTCCGAGGTCTTGGTATTGCCCGCGATGTTGATGTCCTTTACGCGCGCCTGCACGCCCTCCGAAATGCGCATCTCGATGTCAATCGAGTCGCCTTCGACTTTGGTTTCTACCGGGTCGATGTTGAAGAACAGGTAACCATCGTTCATGTATAGCGAGGTAACATCTTGGCCAGTAGGATTATAGCTCAGGCGCTTATCTAAAATCTCCTTACTGTATGGCGTACCCGGCTTAATACCCAGCACCGAAGACAGCGTTTTGCTATCGTAGAGGTAGTTACCATTCCAGGTGATATGGCGGAAATAATATTTTAGCCCTTCGTCTACTTTCAACTTCACAATCAACCCTTTATCATCGCGCTCAATCGTGTCCGATACTATCGTTGCGTCGCGGTAGCCCTGATTGTTATAAAACTCGACCAGCTTCCTCTTATCATCCTCAAAATCAGAGCGCTGGAACTTACCAGGAGTCAGGAATTTATACGGCTTACGAGCCTTCGTTTTCTTGAACTGCTTGGCCAGCTTCCCATCCGAGAAGGCTTTATTACCTTCAAAATCAATGTCGTGGACGCGTACTTTCTGGCCCTTGTCCACGTCAATCTTCAACGCTACGCTGTTGGAAAGCGCCGAGTCGGCTACCTGGCGAATAGTCACCTTGGTGTCCAGAAAACCCTTGTTAGTGTAGAACTTACGCACCTGCGTGCGGGTATTGGCCAGCAACGCGTCGGTCACCACTTTGCCGCGGATGAGCTTGATTTTCTTATCGATATCGTCGGCCTGCCCTTTGGGAATGCCCTCAAAGGTGAACTTGGAGAGGCGCGGCCGCTCGCGCACGTTGAAGTCCAGAAAAATCTTGTTGCCCTCAGTGCGCGCGACCCCCACCGAAATATCAGCCAGGATACCTTGCGTCCAGATTTTGCGGATGGCCTTGGCAATATCATCGCCCGGCACATTTATCATGTCTCCAATTCGCAAACCCGACAAGCCAATTAGCGTATTGGGGTCCAGGGAGCGGGCTCCACTCACCGTTATACCACCCAACTCGTACTTATGCGGCTCGTCGGTTTCGGGAGGGGTAGCCGCTTCTTGCGCGTGAGCCGGCCGGGCTACCAGCGCGGCCAGCAGCAGTAGCAGGGTAAATAGATGGCTAGAGCGTAGGTATTTACGCATTATCAACGGGAATAACATCAGGATATCGTCAGCTGCTCGCTGGTTTTGCCAAAGCGACGCTCCCGGCCCTGGTAGGCTAATAGAGCATCACGAAAGTGGCTGCGCCGGAAATCGGGCCACAGCACGGGAGTAATATAAAGTTCGGTATAAGCCAGCTGCCAAAGCAGAAAGTTGCTGATGCGCTGCTCGCCGCTGGTCCGAATCAGCAGTTCGGGGTCGGGGATACCGGCGGTTGCCAGGTAGGTAGGTAAGGTAGCTTCGGTGATATCACCCGGCTGGAGCCGCCCGGCCGCTACGTCGGCCGCTAGGCGACGGGCAGCCTGCGTTAGGTCCCAGCGGCCGCTGTAGCTTAGGGCCAGCACCAGCGTCATGCGAGTGCCGCCCTTAGTCAGCTCAGTGGCCTCGGCCAGCTCGCGTTGGCAGTTAGCCGGCAGACTGGTCGTTTCGCCAATGGCTTGCAGGCGTACGCTATTTTTCAGCAACGTACTGGTCTCCTGGCGAATAGTGTGCACAAGTAGTTGCATGAGCGCCATTACCTCCAAGGCCGGGCGGTTCCAGTTTTCGGTCGAGAAAGCGTAAAGTGTGAGGTAGTGCACCCCTAGTTCAGCGGCTTCCTCCACCGTGTCGCGCACCGCCGTAATCGCACTTTGGTGCCCAAACACGCGCAGGCCGCCCCGCTGCTTTGCCCAGCGCCCGTTACCATCCATGATAACGGCCACGTGGGCAGGAATATTAGAGAGGTCAATTGCGGACCGTTCGGCCATTGTTGCGGTTTGCGTATAAGAGCCCGCAAGTTACGCAAAGGGTTGCAGTCCTACCTCACCCATATTTTTTGTCGCCCGCCCGTACCTTCTACCTCATCCAAGCATCGCTTTGATAATCAGCCACTCACCATCCTCCATGAGCATCGCCAGGCTATTACTTTAACAGTCTTTTATTGTGCTTATAAGGCAGCGGGCACAGGATTTTGTAAAAGGTGTACGACAGGCTGACGCCCGAATAGTAGTACCAATCCTGGTCGTGGCTGTTAACTAGTAGTGGCGTCTGGTCGCCAGTATGGTCAAGCTGGTCCGTAAACGTCTTGCGCACGCCCATCTCCAGGCCTACGTTGAAGTGCTCGGTAAGCGCTACTTTGAGGCCCGCGCCGGCCGGAATGGCAATACCTACTTTGCCACCCTGCCGGTTGAAGTCGGCCTGCAACGCCGCATTGTCGGTGCGTACTGTCGTATTAACGTAGTAGAGCGCTACCCCACCAAATAAGTAAGGCGAGAAGTGCATTCGGTGTTGGTCGGCCCGCTGGTGATAGTCCAGAAAATTGTACTCCGCCACGCCGGACACTTCCACTACCCCCCCCGAAAGACGTAGTTGCCGGTAACTTTGGAGCGGCGGCACACCACCGTTCACGCCCTCCACATTGGCATCGGCGGCGCGTAAAAATCCGGCCGTAAAGCCCACCCGCGCAGTGATGGGCGCGGAAATATCCTGCCGGTAAAATACTGTGAGGGCTGGGCGGCTGTTTTGCCACTGCAACTGTGGCGATATCTCGCCCTTGTAGTTCGTAGCCCCTACCCCAATACCGATTTCGCTGGTATGCTGCGCCAGGGCCGGGGTAGCCCAAAAAAAGGCACTCCCCGCCAGCCCAAGGGCGACGGGGAGAGTGGAAGAAAACCGGAAAACGGCCATGCGGCAAACTGTAAGTAAAACGTCCAGCCAGCCGGCAAAAGCTTAGCGGAACTTAGGGTTCTTAATTTTCGGATTCAGAATATAGTTGAGCGAGAAGCCGGTAACGGTGTACCAGTCCGTCTTGCCCTGCCCACGCTTGGCACCGGGGAGGAAGCCCCCCGCTACCCCAGTCGAGGTATTGGTGATGCCACCCGGCGCGTTACCACCGCCATAACCGCCAAAATATTGTGCAGGAGCCGTTGCGTTAGATAAATTAGCATAATTACCGCTCACATCATCCAGGTAGCCGGTGAAGGTTTTGCGGAAACCAACTTCAAACGACGCATCTAGCTGCCGGTTGATGCGGTAGCGCACGCCGGCCCCGAAGGGAATGGAAAACTGAAATTTGCTGTAATCCTTACCCTCCGTTTTGAGGGACTGCAAATCTACATAGTTTCCGTTCTGGTCCTTGCCCTGTGGGCTGTGGTGGAAGCCCGCTACCCCAACGAATAGGAAAGGAACAAAGTCTGGGCGCTTAAGGTAGTTGTTGCGGTTCTCGATGAGGTCTACTACCATCACGGCGGAAGCTTCATAGATATCGTTGCGGAAGTTCATATTCCGCGTGTAGCGGTAGCGGGCGTTAGCGTCGTCCCGGTTCGCGTTCGTATTGTCATCGGCCGTAATGCGGCCGTAGGCAACGGCGAAACGGCCCGAAACGCGCGGAAAGAAGCGATGTGTGATGTTCACTCCAATATTGGGGCGGGTATCACCGGCGTGAAACGACGCGAAATTGGTCGCTGGGTTCAAGTCACCGAAGTAGTTCATCGCGTTCAGGCTCACTCCGATAGAAGTGTATTGCTTACGCTTACTGAACTGCTGGGCATCCGCTCGTTGCGCCGAACCTAATAGCGCGAGCCCCGCGAGCAGGGCGGTAGAATAGGTGAAAATCTTAGTCATAAGGCGCTGGGTAGAGAATTATCAAGCTGATGGACTGAAAACCTAACGGGACGTGGCTCGCAGTGAATACAAAAGTAAGGGTCAGAGGGAACTAAAAAAATTTATGGGACGCATTTGTCCAATTTCCGGCTCTATTTCAATTGTAGCGTAGTAGCCGGATTGCGGCGGTCGAGGCCCCAATTAAGCTTGTTACGCAGCGTGCTCAAAAAATTGACGTGATTAAGCTTAACGAGGCGGGCGTTGAAGTTCTCGCGGCGGACGGCAATCTGCACGCTGGCCTCGACGGGCATGGAGCGCGAGTCGAGGGCGAGCAGATAGTTGGTGGCCCGGCCTTCTATCTCGAATGAAATGATACTTTGGTCAGATACGATGAGCGGGCGAACGTTCAAATTGTGGGGGCATACGGGAGCAATGATAAAATTGTTGGTTTGCGGCAGCATCACCGGGCCGCCGCAGCTCAGCGAGTAGCCCGTTGAGCCGGTGGGCGTTGACACCACGAGCCCATCGGCCCAGTAAGAATTTAAGTACTCGCCATTGATATAGGTATGCACAACAATCATGGAGGAAGTATCGCGCTTCAGAATACTAAATTCGTTCAGCGCGAAATTCAGCTGCCCAAATACGTCGGGGTCGGTATCGAGGCGGAGCAGGCTGCGGTCTTCCAAGGTGAAATGGCCGCGAAACAACGCTTCGATGGCCTGCGGAATATAGTCGGGGTTAATGGGTGCTAGGAAGCCCAGCCGCCCGGTGTTAATGCCAAGAATAGGAATTTGCAAAGCTCCAACGTAGGTAACTGTGTCGAGTAGCGTACCATCGCCGCCGATGCTGAGCACAAATTGTGTGCCGCGCAACGAGTCGCCGCGCCGAAAGGTGTGGGTGCCAGGGGGTAGGCGCAGGCGAGAGGAAATAAATTCGTGAAACGACTCGACCACCAAAATCTCGGTTTGGCGGGCCGCTAGCTCATCAAATAGGCCCTGAATGAAGGGAGTAGCCGCGGGGTCGAAGGGCTTGCCCAAGATGGCAATTTTCATACTAAAAAAGATAATTGCCCGGCGCTTAAATGGGAAAGGTGGAGCGAAAGAAGAAGCCCAGATTGGGATATACGGTGAGGGTACGAATTAATTCCAGGCAAAATACCCGGTCATAATACGTCACAAAATGCACGCCGGCCCCCACGGAGGCTTGCAGCTGGCCCGGCAGCTGGTTACTGGGGCGCGCGGGCAGGCCCACGCCACCGCCGGTAAGGCCCGCATCAGCGAAGGCGTTGAGGTAGATGGCTAGGGGTAGGGTGTTAATTTTGGGGTTGTTGACGAACGGGATGCGCAGCGGGGGCGGGGCCCAGGCGCGCCAGCTCAGGCCCTGCTGCACCACGCCGTAGCTGCGGCCCTCCACAATGTAGAAGTCGTAGCCCCGCACCAAGGCATCGTAGCCCAGCGAACGGGCATCGACTTCGGCCAGACGGGCGGCGAAAAGCCGGGTTTGGGCGGCCAGGCCCAGGGCGTAGTAAAACTGGTGCCCCAGGCTGAGGTAGCGTGAATAGCGTCCGCGCAGCGTGGCGTAGGCGGGTGAGCGGTCGGGGCTGCCCACAAACTGCCGAAACGTAAGCCCCCCCGACATAAACTGCCCCGTGAGGGGGTAGGCGAAGGTATTGCGCTGGTTATTAGTAGTAATGAAACTAGCCTCCAGGTACTGGCGCTGCTGGAAGCCCAGCAAGTAATCAGGGTTGAGGCCCAGGATGAGCGGGCTCACCTGCTCGCGGTGGTACGACACATCGAACGCCGACGACAGCTGCACGGTGTGGCGCAGCCGCAGCCCGCCCGTGAGGTAAAAGCGCTGGATGGGAAAAGCATCTTCTTCCGCGCTGGGTAAGCTCAGACGGCGGTCGCCAATGATGTTATAGTCCAGGTTGCGGCTTTGGTAGTACGAGATGCCCAGCCCCAGCCCTACCCGGCGGCGGCGGCCAAAGCCCGGCGCTTCATAAAATAGCTCGTACTTACGATTGAAGCCCAGCTGAATATTGGCCGTGAGCTGCTCGGCCCGGCCCCGGAAGTTGGTATCTACCAGGTGCAAGCCGTAATCGATGCGGTGCCAGCGGTCGGGGCGGGTGCGCCACACGTTGAAGTCTTCGCTCAACGACAGGATGGGGGTAGGCAGAATGTACCAGCGCTCCTGCACGCTGAAGAGCACCGTGAGCTGGCCCGTGCCGCCGCAGCTGGCCTGCGCCAGCACCGCGTGAAAAAGCTGAAGATTAAACAGGCGGCGGCGATTAACTTCGAGACGGGCCGGCAGGTCGGCCACCGTCAACGAGTCACCTTCATGGAAGTTCAGCTCGGCGCGCAGGGTGCGCTCGCGGGTGCGGTTGTTGCCCACGAACAGAATGGCTACTATGCGCACCCGCCGCATGGGGCACGCGCCCACCCGCACCAGCGTATCGGTGGGAGCCACCACGGGAGCAAGCGGCGGCGGATGGCGCTCCTGGCTCAGCTCGCGCAGGCTATCGGGCGGAGGGGAGGGTAGGGGCGTTTGGGCCACCGCCGGGTGCAGGCCCAGCAGCAGCCAACCTAAGAATACGTTTACTAAGCCTAAAAAATAAACCGGGCCGCGGTGCTTCACCCCGTAAAGCTACACGTTGAGGTAGCGCAACAGCCCATCGAAGCGCTCCTGCTCGCCCTCCTCGGCTGGGGCCTCGCCACTGAACTGCGCCGATACTACGTAGCCAAACCGCTCCAGCGTAGCCGTGATGCGGGCCAAATTATCGGTATTGAGGCGCAGGGTGAGGCGGATGCGGTAGGGGTCGTGCTCATCGGCGCTTACGTGGGCCGAGAGAATCTTGGCGTTGTTTTCCTCCACGTAGCGGCTGATTTGCGAGAGCGAATAGTCGCGCTCCGCCATCGTCAGCACCAGGATACTACCCTGCCCGGCCACGCCCGGCACCGGCCCGAAGGCCGCCAGCGCGTCGCTCACCGTCACGACCCCAGCGTACTCGTGGCGCTCGTCGAGCACGGGCACGAGCTGGATTTTTTGCTCAATAGCCAGTTCCATCACCCGAAAAAAATGCTGGTCGTGCTGCACGTGCGCATCGGCGTAGCCCAGGGGCAGCTCGGC
The genomic region above belongs to Hymenobacter psoromatis and contains:
- a CDS encoding CBS domain-containing protein; amino-acid sequence: MPALLAEDLLNQMIPPLKSTDTTAKAARWLEEFHVGQLPVLAGRHYRGLITEHDLADYENPDTQLAELPLGYADAHVQHDQHFFRVMELAIEQKIQLVPVLDERHEYAGVVTVSDALAAFGPVPGVAGQGSILVLTMAERDYSLSQISRYVEENNAKILSAHVSADEHDPYRIRLTLRLNTDNLARITATLERFGYVVSAQFSGEAPAEEGEQERFDGLLRYLNV